The Primulina eburnea isolate SZY01 chromosome 8, ASM2296580v1, whole genome shotgun sequence genome contains a region encoding:
- the LOC140839352 gene encoding protein LIGHT-DEPENDENT SHORT HYPOCOTYLS 5-like yields the protein MDSATGTGGTGPTGSTGGEGPSSTATTVEGGGAEGSTAAPSPPPSRYVAQKRRDWNTFLQYLNNHKPPLTLGRCSGAHVIEFMKYLDQFGKTKVHVTSCPSFGQPNPSAPCACQLKQAWGSLDALIGRLRAAYEENGGKPESNPFGAKAVRIYLREVRESQAKARGIPYEKKKRKRPSTTKADAGSSLGASGGDGDDGGDAC from the coding sequence ATGGATTCGGCAACTGGCACGGGAGGAACTGGCCCAACTGGTAGTACAGGGGGAGAAGGTCCATCGTCCACGGCAACAACAGTTGAAGGCGGCGGCGCTGAAGGGTCAACGGCTGCTCCGTCGCCGCCACCAAGCCGCTACGTGGCGCAGAAGCGCCGAGACTGGAATACCTTCTTGCAGTACTTGAATAACCACAAGCCGCCGCTGACGCTGGGCCGATGCAGTGGAGCTCACGTGATCGAGTTCATGAAGTACTTGGATCAGTTCGGGAAGACAAAAGTGCATGTGACAAGCTGCCCGAGCTTCGGTCAGCCGAACCCTTCGGCACCATGCGCCTGCCAGCTGAAGCAGGCGTGGGGTAGCTTGGATGCCCTAATCGGACGGCTTAGAGCGGCCTATGAAGAGAACGGCGGAAAGCCGGAGTCAAACCCTTTTGGAGCGAAAGCTGTGCGGATATATCTTCGAGAAGTCAGAGAAAGTCAAGCGAAAGCTAGAGGAATACCTTATGAAAAGAAGAAGCGGAAAAGACCCTCCACAACGAAAGCTGATGCCGGGAGTAGTCTCGGCGCCAGCGGAGGAGACGGTGATGACGGCGGCGACGCCTGTTGA